In Amaranthus tricolor cultivar Red isolate AtriRed21 chromosome 5, ASM2621246v1, whole genome shotgun sequence, a genomic segment contains:
- the LOC130814030 gene encoding protein WHAT'S THIS FACTOR 1 homolog, chloroplastic gives MATKLLNLRKAIAIFNSPFCTKFSPISDSRVCILLQWASISSLKVHWRKDQLLDKAIEDEKKWRLCARVVKEVLNEPGQVMPLRYLEKRRERLKLKLRAKTFINQNPLLFDTYLDRIRPKSEPVEFIRPSCSLLTFLEEEQRIFSQNEPLIVAKLCKLLMMSKNKVINAEKLVHVKRDFGFPNDFLTKLVPKYPNYFKLVGSSEDKSFLELVSWEPKFAKSVIMHKAEEEERLTGIRVRPSFNWRLPSGFYIKKEMREWVRDWIELLYINPYDDASNLDSASREMEKRMIGVLHELLSLSLFKRIPVPIIGKFCEDYRFSNAFSNAFTRHSGIFYMSLKGGIKTAVLREAYQNGVLIDRDPLLEIKDKFVELLEEGWKVRSQQLRLSTEIVHKDMESMALLKPELQCQETNEQL, from the coding sequence aTGGCTACTAAGTTGCTGAATCTTAGAAAGGCTATTGCTATCTTCAATTCTCCATTTTGCACAAAATTTTCCCCAATCTCCGATTCTAGGGTTTGTATTTTGCTACAATGGGCATCAATTTCTTCCCTGAAAGTCCATTGGCGTAAAGATCAACTACTGGATAAAGCCATTGAAGACGAAAAGAAATGGAGACTTTGCGCCAGAGTAGTGAAAGAGGTTCTCAATGAACCAGGTCAGGTAATGCCATTGAGGTATTTAGAGAAGCGAAGAGAGAGATTGAAGCTTAAACTTCGAGCTAAAACCTTTATCAACCAGAATCCCCTTCTCTTCGATACGTATCTTGATCGAATCAGACCCAAGTCTGAACCCGTTGAATTTATCCGCCCTAGTTGTTCGCTTCTTACTTTTTTGGAAGAGGAGCAGCGGATTTTCTCTCAAAATGAGCCTTTAATTGTTGCAAAATTGTGCAAATTGTTGATGATGTCAAAAAATAAGGTGATAAACGCGGAGAAATTGGTACACGTTAAGAGAGATTTTGGGTTTCCTAATGATTTTTTAACTAAGTTAGTGCCGAAATACCCTAATTATTTCAAATTAGTTGGTTCTTCAGAGGATAAATCCTTCCTAGAGCTGGTTTCTTGGGAGCCAAAATTTGCGAAATCTGTGATCATGCATAAAGCCGAGGAAGAAGAGAGGTTAACAGGAATTAGGGTTAGACCTTCTTTTAATTGGAGATTACCATCTGGGTTTTACATCAAGAAGGAAATGAGGGAATGGGTTAGGGATTGGATAGAATTACTCTACATAAATCCTTATGATGATGCATCTAATTTGGACTCTGCTTCTAGGGAAATGGAGAAGAGAATGATTGGAGTACTTCATGAATTGTTATCTTTATCATTGTTTAAGAGGATTCCTGTTCCAATTATAGGAAAATTTTGTGAAGATTATAGGTTTTCGAATGCATTTTCAAATGCATTCACTAGGCATTCTGGGATATTCTACATGTCCTTGAAAGGTGGGATAAAGACTGCAGTGTTGAGAGAAGCATATCAGAATGGGGTTTTGATTGATCGAGATCCGTTGCTCGAGATTAAGGACAAGTTTGTTGAGTTATTGGAGGAAGGATGGAAAGTGAGGAGTCAACAATTGAGATTGAGTACAGAAATTGTTCATAAGGATATGGAATCAATGGCACTTCTAAAACCAGAGCTACAATGTCAAGAGACTAATGAACAGCTTTGA
- the LOC130813630 gene encoding uncharacterized protein LOC130813630 yields MERKKIAVMILIAALLSVISKSNSQVRPSPTMLLPTFPTLRPLCLSQFALVNHACSILPYTPTPPPAPPSPATPVDAHPPCPNKTSHRHGHHRRHSHSSCNSHISAAEDECCRWLKEVDAKCVCDLLVHLPVFLAKPAHNYTVVVSDDCSVTYQCPSRMLT; encoded by the coding sequence ATGGAGAGAAAAAAGATTGCTGTCATGATTCTTATTGCTGCTCTTTTATCTGTGATATCGAAGTCAAATAGTCAAGTTAGACCATCCCCGACAATGCTACTCCCAACGTTTCCAACCCTGCGTCCTCTGTGCTTGTCTCAATTCGCTCTTGTTAACCACGCGTGTTCTATTCTTCCTTACACTCCAACGCCCCCTCCTGCTCCACCCTCTCCGGCTACGCCTGTAGATGCCCACCCCCCGTGCCCTAATAAAACTAGTCATCGGCATGGGCACCACCGCAGGCACAGTCATAGCAGCTGTAATTCCCATATCAGTGCTGCAGAGGATGAGTGTTGCCGCTGGTTGAAAGAAGTTGATGCTAAATGTGTCTGTGATTTGCTGGTACATCTGCCTGTATTTCTAGCCAAGCCTGCTCATAATTACACGGTGGTTGTTAGTGATGACTGTAGTGTCACCTACCAGTGTCCAAGCCGGATGCTTACTTGA